The following coding sequences lie in one Sesamum indicum cultivar Zhongzhi No. 13 linkage group LG9, S_indicum_v1.0, whole genome shotgun sequence genomic window:
- the LOC105170430 gene encoding laccase-17, producing MGSSTLPSAIFLVLFLAVFLFFGTGTAQQSGTTRHYKFNIQLHNVTRLCKTKSIITVNGKFPGPRIVAREGDRVVIKVVNNVSNNVSIHWHGIRQLQSGWADGPAYVTQCPIQSGQSYVYNFTIIGQRGTLFWHAHISWLRATLYGPIVILPKKNASYPFPKPHKEVPVIFGEWWNADTEAVISQALQTGGGPNVSDAYTINGLPGPLYNCSANETFKLKVKPGKTYLLRLINAALNDELFFSISNHTLTVVEADAIYIKPFETDILVIAPGQTTNVLLRTKPNPTNSTFLMAARPYFTGQGTFDNTTVAGILEYKLPSQKALDAPINSLQIPTLPPINATSFVANFSSKFRSLANARFPANVPQTVDKKFFFTVGLGSSPCPKNQTCQGPNGTKFAASVNNISFTNPTTALLQAYFSRRSNGVYNTDFPSFPLMPFNYTGTPPNNTGVANGTKLVVLPFNSTVEVVLQDTSILGAESHPLHLHGYNFFVVGQGFGNFDPQKDPPNFNLVDPVERNTIGVPSGGWAAIRFRADNPGVWFMHCHFEVHLSWGLKMAWIVLDGKLPNQKLPPPPSDLPKC from the exons ATGGGCTCATCTACTCTTCCATCAGCcatatttttggttttgtttctcgctgtctttttgtttttcgGCACTGGTACAGCTCAGCAATCAGGCACGACGCGGCACTACAAGTTCAAT ATACAGCTGCATAACGTCACCAGATTATGCAAGACAAAAAGCATTATTACGGTGAACGGAAAGTTTCCTGGTCCTCGTATTGTTGCTAGGGAGGGTGATCGTGTTGTGATCAAGGTGGTTAACAATGTGTCCAACAATGTTAGCATCCACTG GCATGGTATTAGGCAGCTGCAGAGCGGGTGGGCGGACGGACCAGCATACGTGACTCAGTGCCCAATTCAAAGTGGGCAGAGCTATGTGTATAACTTCACCATTATAGGCCAGAGAGGAACTCTGTTTTGGCATGCTCATATCTCCTGGTTGAGAGCCACTCTTTATGGACCGATTGTGATCCTCCCAAAGAAAAATGCTTCGTACCCCTTCCCCAAACCCCACAAAGAAGTCCCAGTCATCTTCG GAGAGTGGTGGAATGCTGATACAGAGGCAGTTATCAGCCAGGCTCTTCAGACGGGAGGCGGACCAAACGTCTCCGATGCATACACCATCAATGGATTGCCTGGTCCATTGTACAATTGTTCTGCTAATG AAACCTTCAAGCTGAAGGTGAAGCCTGGAAAGACTTATCTTCTTCGGTTAATCAATGCTGCGCTCAATGATGAGCTCTTTTTCAGTATTTCCAACCACACGCTCACCGTTGTTGAAGCCGATGCCATTTACATAAAGCCATTCGAGACAGATATTCTCGTCATTGCACCTGGACAAACCACCAATGTCTTGCTCAGGACAAAGCCTAATCCCACAAACAGCACATTCTTGATGGCGGCCCGGCCTTACTTCACTGGCCAAGGCACCTTTGATAATACCACTGTTGCTGGTATTCTTGAATACAAACTCCCTTCTCAAAAGGCCCTCGACGCTCCAATTAACAGTCTCCAAATCCCAACCCTTCCACCGATTAATGCAACTTCTTTTGTCGCAAACTTCAGCAGCAAATTTCGAAGTCTAGCAAACGCTCGATTTCCTGCAAACGTGCCACAAACCGTGGACAAGAAGTTCTTCTTTACCGTAGGTCTTGGCAGCAGCCCCTGTCCGAAAAACCAAACCTGTCAAGGGCCTAACGGCACAAAATTTGCTGCATCTGTCAACAACATCTCCTTCACAAACCCCACAACAGCACTTCTCCAGGCCTACTTTTCCAGACGTTCCAACGGCGTTTACAACACTGATTTCCCAAGCTTTCCTCTTATGCCATTTAACTACACGGGCACCCCACCGAACAACACCGGTGTTGCCAACGGCACAAAACTGGTTGTGCTTCCATTCAACTCCACCGTGGAAGTGGTGTTGCAGGACACCAGCATCCTAGGGGCGGAGAGCCACCCTCTCCATCTCCATGGCTACAACTTTTTTGTCGTCGGCCAAGGATTCGGGAACTTTGATCCTCAAAAGGACCCTCCAAACTTCAACCTCGTCGATCCTGTGGAAAGAAACACTATCGGCGTGCCGTCGGGAGGGTGGGCTGCCATCCGTTTCCGGGCTGATAATCCAG GTGTTTGGTTCATGCACTGTCATTTTGAAGTCCACCTGAGCTGGGGTTTGAAAATGGCATGGATAGTGTTGGATGGGAAGCTGCCTAACCAAAAGCTGCCTCCTCCACCTTCTGATCTTCCCAAATGTTGA
- the LOC105170429 gene encoding zinc transporter 2, whose protein sequence is MASLKSTFLITFLVFLLQFSEIRSHGGNDDGDTPATSTGSPRSKGLILVKIWCLLIMFFSTFAGGVSPYFYRWNESFLLLGTQFAGGVFLGTALMHFLSDSTSTFGDLTTKSYPFSFMLASAGYLLTMLADSVIAYVLGSHDKEARVDVEVESGAGKEAAPNPFLAKTTSVGDTLLLILALCFHSVFEGIAVGVADTKADAWRNMWTISLHKIFAAVAMGIALLKLIPKRPFLATLAYSFAFAISSPVGVGIGIALDATTQGRRADWTYAISMGLACGVFVYVAINHLIAKGFRPQNKCHFDTPFFKFFAVLFGVGVIAVVMIWD, encoded by the exons ATGGCTTCACTCAAGTCAACTTTCTTGATCACATTCCTTGTTTTTCTCCTCCAGTTTTCTGAGATCAGGAGCCATGGAGGCAACGATGATGGCGACACACCAGCTACCAGTACCGGGAGTCCACGCTCGAAAGGGCTGATTTTGGTGAAAATTTGGTGTCTGTTGATCATGTTTTTTAGCACATTTGCCGGGGGAGTTTCCCCATATTTCTACAGATGGAATGAGAGTTTTCTTCTGTTGGGCACTCAGTTCGCCGGCGGTGTGTTCTTGGGAACAGCTCTCATGCATTTCTTGAGTGATTCAACCTCCACGTTCGGCGACCTTACCACCAAAAGTTATCCCTTTTCATTCATGTTGGCATCGGCGGGTTATCTTCTGACTATGTTGGCAGACAGTGTGATTGCGTATGTTTTGGGAAGCCATGACAAGGAGGCTAGAGTGGACGTGGAAGTGGAGAGTGGCGCCGGCAAAGAGGCTGCCCCAAACCCATTTCTTGCGAAGACTACTTCAGTTGGTGACACCTTGCTTCTCATACTTGCTTTGTGCTTCCACTCAGTTTTCGAGGGCATTGCTGTTGGAGTAGCAG ataCAAAAGCCGATGCATGGAGAAATATGTGGACGATTTCGCTTCACAAGATATTCGCAGCTGTTGCAATGGGTATTGCACTTCTAAAGTTGATACCTAAGAGGCCATTTCTGGCAACTTTGGCTTACTCATTTGCCTTTGCTATTTCAAGCCCCGTCGGAGTAGGCATAGGCATTGCTCTTGATGCCACGACTCAAGGCCGTCGGGCTGATTGGACTTACGCTATCTCAATGGGACTCGCTTGTGGAGTTTTCGTCTATGTAGCTATCAATCATTTAATAGCTAAAGGCTTTAGACCACAGAACAAATGTCACTTCGACactccatttttcaaattctttgcTGTGCTCTTTGGTGTGGGAGTAATAGCAGTTGTTATGATATGGGACTAA